TTTCGCCACCGAGGCATACTAGAAATGAAGCGCCAGAAAATCATTATTTCGCCCTCTTGTCATCTATTTGCTTTTTTGCGTTAGACTCATGACACCCCGAGAAATCTCTTTGACTATCGCCCCTGCCCGGGCTTTGATATTTCGTCGTGAATTTCTTTGCCCGAAACTTTCAGATCTTTAAGCGCATAGGACTTCCCCTGTATGTCCTAACCCTGATCTACACTAGCCTGGATCAGCTTCTCACTATCAATACCGAAGCGGCGATGCGCAACCCCAACGGCGGAACGACGTGGATCTGGGTTTATGGCTTTTCCTCTCTGATTGTCGGAATTATCTTCCCCATTCTGGGGATTTTGGTTGTGCTCTATGGCGCCAAAGCTCCGGATGCGAATGAAAAGGGCCTTTGGCAGTTTATTCAGCACCACATGAACCAGTTGAGTATTGAGATTCTGCGATCTTGGGGAAAAACCCTGATGTGGTCGTTATTGTTCATTCTGCCAGCACTTTGGAAGTACCTTGAATACACCATGATTCCGTTCATCGTAACCATGTCCAAGAAGTATGACCGCGGCGAGGAAGACGCCTTGGACAGCTCAGCCCACCTGGTGCGCAAGCATTTGCTGAAGGTTTCAGCAATTTTACTTGTCTTCCATTTGATTTTTCCGTCGATTCTGACGGTTTTATTTGATGAGTACCGTTTGGTATGGCACACGCCAGTGTCTGCCCTGGTACTGACTCTCGTCGATGTTTATCTTTTTATTTTCTCCACTCAGTTGTTGTTGGGTGTGTTTGAAAGTCAAAACCAGCAGGAGGTCCCTAATGCAGCAGCTCATGTTTAACTGGAAAGACATCAAAAACCGTGGCCGTGGCCTGACCTTTGATGATGTTTTGATTATGCCAAAACGTTCGGATGTGCGCTCGCGCCGTGATCCTTCTTTGACTTCCCGCTTGACGAAAAAACTCATGATCGAGACTCCGATCATCAGCGCAAACATGGACACCATTACTGGCACGGACATGGCCATTGCCATGGGTAAGCTCGGCGCCCTCGGCATCCTTCACCGTTTCGCAACAATTGAAGAGCAAGCCGACATGGTTCGTAAAGTAAAAGAATCCGGCGCAAAAATTATTTCAGCTTCCATCGGTGTGGGTGACGAATCAAAACCGCGCACCAAAGCTTTGGTGGATGCCGGCGTGAACCTCATCACTATCGACATTGCTCATGGTCACTCGATCCAGATGATGGAAACTTTGAAGTGGCTTAAAGACACTTACCCGCAAATCGAAGTCATCGCTGGAAATCTCGCGATGCCGGATGCGGCGAAAGATTTGATCGAAGCCGGCGCTGATGCCATCAAAGTCGGAATCGGTCCGGGCTCGATGTGTACCACTCGTATCATTACCGGTGCGGGCGTGCCGCAACTAACGGCGATTGCCCTTTGCACAGAGATCGCAGACAGCTACGGCGTTCCTGTGATCGCCGACGGCGGGATTAAAACGTCGGGCGACATCGTGAAGGCTTTTGCTGCCGGCGCAAGTACGGTGATGCTTGGAAGCATGCTCTCTGGAACGATTGAAACTCCGGGAGAGATGAAGGGCGGTCGTAAACAGTACCGCGGAATGGCTTCAAAAGCGGCGCAAGTTTCTTGGCGCGGTGGCGTGCCTGAAGGCATGGCCGCTGAAGGTGAATCGACCATGGTGAACCTCAAAGGTCACGTGAAAGACGTGGTGCTTGAAATCACCGGCGGTATCCGCAGCGGGATGAGTTACATCAACGCCACCAGCGTTGGCGAAATG
Above is a genomic segment from Bdellovibrionales bacterium containing:
- a CDS encoding guanosine monophosphate reductase, which translates into the protein MFNWKDIKNRGRGLTFDDVLIMPKRSDVRSRRDPSLTSRLTKKLMIETPIISANMDTITGTDMAIAMGKLGALGILHRFATIEEQADMVRKVKESGAKIISASIGVGDESKPRTKALVDAGVNLITIDIAHGHSIQMMETLKWLKDTYPQIEVIAGNLAMPDAAKDLIEAGADAIKVGIGPGSMCTTRIITGAGVPQLTAIALCTEIADSYGVPVIADGGIKTSGDIVKAFAAGASTVMLGSMLSGTIETPGEMKGGRKQYRGMASKAAQVSWRGGVPEGMAAEGESTMVNLKGHVKDVVLEITGGIRSGMSYINATSVGEMRDKAYFMEMSSNGIAESRAHGVNA